In Fusarium oxysporum Fo47 chromosome VII, complete sequence, the following proteins share a genomic window:
- a CDS encoding general substrate transporter has product MNALRRASLPKPEEAGKAWPAIAIGMFVAFGGILYGYDTGTIAGILAMPYWQRLFSTGYTDANGNPNITTSQESAIVSILSAGTFFGALSSPFMTDHIGRRPGLMIATWVFNLGVALQTAATAIPMFMAGRFFAGFGVGQISAIIPLYQSETAPKWIRGAIVGAYQWAITIGLLLAAIVNNATGKRNNTGSYRIPVAVQFVYSLVLFGGMLILPETPRFLIKKNKPEKAARALARIRRLTPDHPAIHAELAEVKANHDYETSLGTASYLDCFKPPILKRQFTGCALQALQQLTGINFIFYYGTKYFQNSGISSGFTISMITSAINVASTVPGMYAIDKWGRRPLLFWGAIGMCVSQFIVAMTGTFSTGQNRDGTIFVKSLAGQKAAVAFVCIYIFFFASTWGPLAWVVTGEIFPLKTRAKSLSMTTATNWLFNWAIAYSTPYLVDYGSGKANLQSKIFFIWFACCFLCIAFVYFFIYETKGLSLEEVDQLYDEVSAASKSTKWRPTETWEHRQSVSGPGGKMFGNNQGRVSHNEKNEV; this is encoded by the exons ATGAATGCTCTTCGAAGGGCATCCCTTcccaagcctgaggaggcAGGCAAAGCATGGCCTGCCATCGCCATTGGCATGTTTGTTGCCTTTGGTGGTATCCTCTATGG TTATGATACCGGTACCATCGCTGGTATTCTTGCCATGCCCTACTGGCAGCGCCTTTTCAGCACTGGCTACACAGACGCCAATGGCAATCCGAATATCACAACATCGCAAGAATCAGCCATCGTTTCCATTCTCTCTGCCGGCACCTTCTTTGGCGCCTTGTCGTCCCCATTCATGACAGACCACATCGGTCGTCGCCCAGGTTTGATGATAGCCACTTGGGTTTTCAACCTCGGTGTGGCTCTCCAGACTGCTGCTACTGCTATTCCTATGTTCATGGCTGGCCGATTCTTTGCTGGTTTTGGCGTTGGTCAGATCTCCGCTATTA TCCCCCTCTACCAGTCCGAGACAGCTCCTAAGTGGATCCGAGGTGCCATCGTCGGAGCATACCAATGGGCCATTACAATTGGTCTTTTACTCGCAGCCATTGTAAACAATGCTACAGGCAAGCGTAACAACACTGGTTCTTACCGAATCCCCGTCGCCGTCCAATTCGTCTACTccctcgtcctcttcggCGGCATGCTCATCCTCCCCGAGACTCCTCGAttcctcatcaagaagaacaaaccCGAGAAGGCTGCCCGTGCCCTTGCTAGAATCCGCCGGCTTACTCCCGATCACCCTGCAATCCACGCCGAGCTTGCTGAGGTTAAAGCAAACCACGACTACGAAACGAGCCTCGGAACGGCTTCCTATCTTGATTGCTTCAAACCACCTATTCTAAAGCGCCAGTTCACAGGCTGTGCACTTCAGGCTTTGCAGCAGTTGACCGGCATCAATTTCATT TTCTACTACGGAACCAAATACTTCCAAAACTCGGGTATTTCCAGCGGCTTCACCATTTCCATGATCACGTCTGCAATCAATGTTGCTTCTACTGTTCCCGGAATGTACGCTATCGACAAATGGGGTCGGAGGCCTCTTCTATTCTGGGGTGCCATCGGCATGTGTGTCTCACAGTTCATCGTGGCCATGACGGGCACCTTCTCCACCGGCCAGAATAGGGACGGCACCATCTTTGTCAAGAGTCTTGCCGGACAAAAGGCTGCCGTTGCTTTTGTGTGTATctatatcttcttcttcgcgtCTACCTGGGGTCCCCTGGCCTGGGTCGTCACTGGCGAGATCTTCCCCCTCAAGACCCGTGCCAAGTCTCTCAGTATGACTACTGCGACCAACTGGCTCTTCAACTGGGCTATTG CTTACTCCACTCCCTACCTTGTCGACTATGGTTCCGGCAAGGCCAACCTCCAGTCtaagatcttcttcatctggtTCGCCTGCTGTTTCCTGTGCATCGCTTTCGTCTACTTCTTCATCTACGAGACCAAGGGTCTCTCTCTTGAGGAGGTCGATCAACTCTATGACGAAGTCAGTGCTGCCAGCAAGTCTACCAAGTGGAGGCCCACCGAGACTTGGGAGCATCGCCAGAGCGTTTCAGGACCTGGCGGTAAGATGTTTGGAAACAACCAGGGACGAGTCTCGCAcaatgagaagaatgaggttTAA
- a CDS encoding amino acid permease/ SLC12A domain-containing protein, whose amino-acid sequence MLSDDEKRRNSGDKASAVAGDASSLQYVDDNGMGHLHRRLNNRQIQLIAAGGSIGTALFISIGGGLAKGGPGSLLIAFTLYSLVLALVNNSIAEMNTYMPVAGGFVRLAGYWVDDALGFLAGWNFFLYEALIIPFEITALTSVISFWNADVLNPGPTAGVCIAVIVCYGLLNILAVRFYGESEFWLSGGKLILIFILFAFTFVTMCGGNPQNDAYGFRHFSNPGSFATYLSQGDKGRWEGFLAALFTASFTVVGPEYISMVSAEAQRPTYTIKNAFKTVYYRFCVFFIFGALAVGTVCAYNDPALYDIYFGAGGTGNAASSPYVIAMTNLGIKGLPHVVNFLILTSIFSAGNTYTYCATRALYSLALEGRAPRFLRYCNKSGIPVYCFCVTMLFPFLSLLQVANGSAKVLGWLVSIVTGGGLITFMVMSITYINYHKACVAQGVDRKTERPYYGYFQPYGAYIALAIQFVIVLTYGYYAFRSKFDVEVFFQNYSMQILALLLFGGWKIFKKTKYIRPHEVDLVWERPQIEAYEATLTDPPVGFWAEMGQLTMPCFFRKSKTSSEV is encoded by the exons ATGCTTTCAGACGACGAGAAGAGACGCAACTCCGGCGACAAAGCCAGCGCTGTCGCAGGCGATGCCTCCAGTCTCCAATATGTCGACGACAATGGTATGGGTCATCTCCACCGACGACTCAACAACCGTCAGATCCAGCTAATCGCCGCCGGTGGTTCCATCGGAACGGCCCTCTTCATCTCTATCGGTGGTGGTCTTGCCAAGGGCGGCCCTGGCAGTCTCCTCATCGCCTTTACCCTCTACTCCCTCGTCCTCGCCTTGGTCAACAACTCGATCGCTGAGATGAACACGTACATGCCCGTGGCTGGCGGCTTTGTCCGTCTTGCTGGATACTGGGTAGATGACGCGCTAGGCTTCCTCGCTGGCTGGAACTTCTTCCTCTACGAGGCCCTCATCATTCCCTTCGAGATTACTGCCTTGACCTCTGTTATTTCCTTCTGGAATGCCGATGTACTCAACCCTGGCCCAACCGCTGGTGTCTGCATTGCAGTTATTGTCTGCTACGG tctcctcaacatccttgcAGTGCGCTTCTATGGTGAATCCGAGTTCTGGCTCTCAGGTGGAAAGCTCATCCttatcttcatcctctttGCCTTTACCTTTGTTACCATGTGCGGAGGAAACCCCCAGAACGACGCCTACGGCTTCAGACACTTTTCGAACCCCGGTTCCTTCGCTACATACCTCAGCCAAGGCGACAAGGGCCGATGGGAAGGCTTCCTAGCTGCGCTCTTCACCGCATCCTTCACTGTTGTCGGCCCCGAGTATATCTCGATGGTCTCGGCTGAGGCTCAGCGCCCAACATACACCATCAAGAATGCCTTCAAGACAGTCTATTACCGATTCTgcgtcttcttcatcttcggtgCTTTGGCTGTTGGAACTGTCTGTGCTTACAACGACCCAGCCCTGTATGACATCTACTTTGGTGCCGGCGGCACTGGCAACGCAGCTTCTTCACCATATGTCATTGCCATGACCAACCTTGGCATCAAGGGCCTCCCTCACGTCGTCAACTTCCTGATTCTCAcatccatcttctcagcCGGTAACACATACACCTACTGCGCTACCCGAGCCCTCTACTCTTTGGCCCTCGAGGGCCGCGCCCCTCGATTTCTGCGATACTGCAACAAGTCTGGTATTCCAGTCTACTGCTTCTGTGTCACCATGCTATTCCCCTTCCTGTCTCTGCTTCAGGTTGCCAATGGCTCTGCCAAGGTTCTAGGCTGGCTGGTCAGCATAGTCACTGGCGGCGGCTTGATCACCTTCATGGTCATGTCCATCACATACATCAACTATCACAAGGCTTGCGTTGCCCAGGGTGTCGACCGAAAGACCGAGCGACCCTACTATGGATACTTCCAGCCCTATGGTGCCTACATTGCCCTAGCCATCCAGTTCGTCATCGTTCTTACTTACGGATACTATGCTTTCCGATCCAAGTTTGACGTTGAGGTCTTCTTCCAGAACTACTCCATGCAGAtcctcgcccttcttctcttcggtGGATGGAAGATTTTCAAGAAGACAAAGTATATCCGTCCCCATGAGGTCGACTTGGTCTGGGAGCGACCTCAAATCGAGGCTTACGAGGCTACCTTAACTGACCCACCTGTTGGCTTTTGGGCTGAGATGGGCCAGCTGACGATGCCTTGCTTCTTCCGCAAGAGTAAAACATCTTCGGAGGTTTAA
- a CDS encoding LicD family-domain-containing protein produces MLLRISPRNRAHLICLCAALLLLITWAYLTVLPQKQHPVIAEDDGANQIVHTLDGPLPAPQPRYFCLSLLSTHLDARFAKPTRPTAPERQASLIRLLRSFVGTMEDVGITTWIAHGSLLAWHWNARIFPWEWDLDVHMHLRGLQELVSCCNGSVYKYGTEGKYMLDVNAFVWERDGMVDPANRIDARWIDLTTGLYVDITAVEEADDAEGEGLLVAKDGHRYRKRDVLPLGAARFEGVEVLVPRNVTVVLENEYAGRHWLGGCLEGLGFMRT; encoded by the exons ATGTTGCTCCGGATCTCGCCTCGAAACCGCGCCCATCTAATATGCCTCTGTGCAGCCCTGCTCCTGCTAATTACATGGGCGTATCTAACTGTCTTACCCCAGAAGCAGCACCCCGTCATTGCGGAGGATGACGGCGCCAACCAAATCGTCCATACGTTAGACGGACCCCTTCCCGCCCCGCAACCCCGCTACTTCTGCCTCTCCCTTCTGTCCACCCATCTCGACGCACGCTTCGCAAAGCCAACCCGGCCCACGGCACCGGAGCGGCAAGCCTCCCTTATCAGGCTGCTGCGCTCGTTCGTTGGGACCATGGAGGACGTGGGGATTACCACGTGGATCGCCCACGGTTCTCTGCTCGCCTGGCACTGGAACGCGCGGATCTTCCCATGGGAATGGGACCTGGACGTCCATATGCATCTTCGAGGGCTGCAGGAGCTGGTGAGCTGCTGCAACGGCTCGGTGTACAAGTATGGCACTGAGGGAAAATATATGCTGGATGTTAATGCGTTTGTGTGGGAGAGGGATGGTATGGTGGACCCGGCTAATCGGATCGATGCGAGATGGATAGATCTTACGACGGGGCTATATGTGGACATCACGGCTGTGGAggaggctgatgatgctgaaggagaagggttGCTAGTGGCCAAAGATGGGCATCGCTATAGGAAGAGGGACGTGCTGCCATTGGGGGCGGCGCGGTTTGAGGGTGTGGAGGTGCTGGTGCCACGCAATGTGACAGTGGTGCTGGAGAATGAGTACGCAGGGAGGCACTGGTTAGGAGGGTGTTTAGAGG GTTTAGGTTTCATGAGGACCTAA
- a CDS encoding RGS domain-containing protein, with protein MVAPILKAIPVGPKLDDFSAYLSRNHCLENLQFIQDVWRYRDCYTEIVGANQTPWVSVRCDYDCLRALREDILENYILPNGHREVNLPSEVRNRLLGFYSSNLLPHPSEFDDAVKIIHELIEDSILPGFLNSHISSTQPGDGVRGGLKQIGCSLRRKLSTAFRIWTF; from the exons ATGGTCGCTCCTATCCTCAAGGCTATCCCCGTCGGTCCCAA ATTGGACGATTTTTCAGCCTATCTTTCAAGAAATCATTGCCTAGAAAACCTACAATTCATCCAAGACGTATGGAGATACCGAGATTGCTACACGGAAATAGTCGGAGCTAATCAGACCCCATGGGTATCTGTAAGGTGCGATTACGATTGCCTGCGGGCACTACGGGAAGATATTCTGGAGAATTATATCCTTCCCAACGGACATCGCGAGGTCAACCTTCCATCTGAAGTCAGGAATCGACTTCTAGGATTCTATTCCTCCAACTTGCTTCCACATCCTTCGGAATTTGACGATGCTGTTAAAATTATCCATGAACTCATCGAGGACTCGATCCTACCCGGGTTCCTGAACTCTCATATATCGTCGACGCAACCAGGCGATGGAGTGCGTGGTGGCCTGAAGCAAATTGGCTGCAGCCTTCGACGGAAGCTCTCAACGGCCTTCCGGATTTGGACCTTCTGA
- a CDS encoding frequency clock protein, with protein MNYIRHLDLLSPDILPGQQSIQGIHLDAEGWVSLNLLYNLAQLHLINVTPDFVRSAVLEISTRFQLSTDGHKIRWRGGSKDTTFSSHISIYDSQESPPVNNIDGSEKTREHQKTSPFINNESQSGGLNKNVSAFDPQFYARVESFRYKPLFIREGSSDANTSQDASVCSPIAVDDDNPGESDLDLNYSGGSAGKLQRREGAITYYSDVPFCTDLSGDPVDVSPTIRAPLSSQNRQDSQQLLDLVHSYRRTTSGSSISYRPLTDRGQGLRQLTSSTHEGDHRDPGLINNDCEQASDIELDLIWNDDEQQYVSQQQPLEPCGLGGVLPDDHFIVVVDTKRPKDILPQASKPQTRRPNESIEGTIDQRAATLASFPIPGGSETKVTEQSPPIKIEYLSGRIKSLTPVPLPAPAMFFPPFSVDNSTSGEYDELSIDIDNIGSSEEDMS; from the coding sequence ATGAACTATATCCGACATTTGGACCTACTGTCGCCCGACATATTGCCTGGACAGCAGAGTATCCAGGGCATCCACCTAGATGCTGAAGGCTGGGTGTCTCTGAACCTGCTATACAATTTGGCCCAGCTCCACTTGATCAACGTAACTCCTGACTTCGTTCGCTCTGCCGTATTAGAAATAAGTACCAGGTTTCAGCTATCTACTGACGGGCATAAAATCCGATGGCGAGGCGGATCTAAAGATACCACGTTCAGTAGCCACATCTCTATCTACGATTCGCAAGAAAGTCCTCCGGTCAATAATATCGATGGTTCGGAAAAGACACGTGAACATCAGAAGACGAGCCCGTTCATTAACAATGAATCCCAATCCGGAGGCTTAAATAAGAATGTGTCTGCATTTGATCCGCAGTTTTACGCTCGAGTTGAAAGTTTCCGTTACAAGCCACTGTTTATTCGGGAGGGATCATCAGATGCAAACACTTCACAGGATGCGTCGGTTTGCTCGCCTATAGCCGTGGACGACGATAATCCTGGCGAGTCAGACTTAGACTTGAATTACTCTGGAGGGTCGGCTGGCAAATTGCAACGCCGCGAAGGTGCTATCACATACTACAGCGACGTACCTTTCTGCACAGATTTATCGGGTGATCCAGTTGATGTATCACCAACCATTCGCGCGCCCTTGAGCAGCCAAAACCGGCAGGATTCTCAGCAGTTATTAGACTTGGTTCATTCCTATCGACGAACAACATCTGGGTCCTCCATCAGCTATAGGCCATTGACAGATCGAGGCCAGGGTCTACGTCAGCTGACTTCTTCCACGCATGAGGGTGATCATAGAGACCCGGGTCTGATAAACAATGACTGTGAACAAGCCAGCGACATCGAGCTGGATTTGATTTGGAACGACGATGAGCAGCAGTACGTGTCACAACAGCAGCCTTTAGAACCCTGCGGACTTGGCGGCGTTCTCCCCGATGATCACTTTATCGTAGTTGTCGATACAAAGCGGCCCAAAGATATCCTCCCACAGGCTTCCAAGCCTCAGACTAGGAGACCCAACGAAAGCATAGAAGGGACCATTGATCAAAGGGCGGCGACGTTAGCCTCATTTCCTATCCCTGGCGGTTCAGAAACGAAAGTAACCGAGCAATCACCGCCTATCAAGATTGAGTATCTGTCGGGGCGTATCAAGAGCTTAACGCCAGTCCCACTGCCAGCACCTGCTATGTTCTTTCCGCCGTTTAGCGTTGATAATTCCACGTCTGGCGAATATGACGAGCTGTCTATAGATATAGATAACATCGGATCGTCAGAAGAGGATATGAGCTAA